Below is a genomic region from Azoarcus sp. KH32C.
ATCGCCATGCTGTTCGCGGAAGCGCATGGGCATGAAGCGGGTGAGCTGGGTGCCGACGACCTCTTCGCCCGTGACGCCGAAGATGTAGCGCGCGGCCTCGTTCATCAGCTTGATGGTCTGCTTTTCGTCGACGGTGATCACGCCGTCGTAGGCGCTCTCGACGACGGCCTCGAAGCGCTGGCGGACGATTTCGAGCTGATGTTCAAGCTGCTTGCGCTCGGTGATCTCGATCAGCGTCGCGATCACGCGCGTGGTTGCGCCGTCCCCGGCGAGCACCGGCGAGGCCACCAGGCGCCACCAGTGGCTCTCGCCGCCGCGCTCGACGACCAGCTCCGCCTCCTGTGCGCCCTGCACCGTCTGGCAGTGTGCGATGCAGGTGCGCAGCGACTTCTCCAGGTAGCGTGGCAGGAATTCGGTCAGCGGCCGGTCGATGCATTCGGCGACGGGACGGTGGCTGATCTGCTCGAAGCGCGAATTCGCCGTGACCAGCACCGCGCCCTTCGCGCTGTCCTTCAGGTCGAAGATCGCGAAGGCGGCGCCGATGGTTTCGAGCGAGGCGGAAAGGGTCTTGTGGTTGCCGGTGATGAACATCTGCGGTCTCGGTTTCGGCCGGGCGGCGGATTCCCGCGGGGTGGCGTACTCCGCGGGCCGCACGACCGCGACCGGGTCAGTCGATGTGGTAACGCCGCTGCACGACGCGGAAGCGGTTCGCGACGAAGGCGCTGTCGGAGTAGCTGGCGTTGGCGGCCGGGTTCATGCCGACTCCATGATAGTCGGAGAAGCCCGCTGACTGGTTAACGAAGACGCCCCCCGTCAGGTTGATCGACAGTGCGACACCCGCGCGCCACGTGGCTTCGGTCATCGCGTCGATGACGTCGGGCTTGGTCGAATAGACGCCGACGGTGAGCGCGCCATGCTCGCGCACGATGCGTTCGGACAGGGCAATCGCCGCGGCGCCGTCAGCGACCCGGACGACGAAGCTGATCGGGCCGAAGCGCTCTTCCATATAGCTCTTCTCGTCGGCGGCGTCGCAGGCGAGCAGGAGCGGGCTGCGGACCTCGGCCCGCGGGAATTCGGCGTGCTCGATCTTCGTCGAGGGGCGCACGACGCGGCCGTATTCGACGGCTTCGGCGATGCGGGTGAGCGTGTCGGGCGACTGGATCGCGCCGAGTACCGCGGTGGCGACGGCCGGGTCGGCGAGGAACTTGTCGATAGCCGCGGCGAGATCCGCGCAGACTTCGTCGTAGCTCTTGTGCCCCTGGTCGGTGTCGATGCCGCCGGCGGGGACGAGGATCGCCTGCGTCGTCGTGCACATCTGGCCCGAATACAGGCACAGCGTGAAGGCGAGATTGCGCAGCATCGCCTTGTAGTTATCGGTCGATTCGATGACGACGTTGTTCACGCCGGCGAGCTCGGCATAGACCTGCGCCTGGCGGGCGTTGTCGATCAGCCACTGGCCGAAGGTGTTGCCGCCGGTGAAGTCGATCGATTTGACGGCCGGATGGGTCGCGAGCTTCTGCGTCGCGTCGCGCTTGTCGAAGGCAGCGAGCGTGACGAGGTTCGGGTCGAGGCCCGCCTCGGCAAGCACTTCGCGTGCGATGCGCACCGTGATGGCCGCGGGCAGGATCGCGTTGCCGTGCGGTTTGACGATCACCGGGTTGCCGGTCGCGAGCGCGGCGAAGAGGCCGGGATAGGTGTTCCAGGTCGGGAAGGTGCCGCAGCCGATCACGAGCGCGACGCCGCGGCCGACGATCTCGAAGTGCTTCTGCATCTTCAGCGGCGGGTTCTTGCCCTGGGGCTTTTCCCAGACGGTCTCGGCCGGCACGGCCTTCATCGCGTCCCATGCGTAGGCGAGCGCTTCGAGGCCGCGGTCCTGCGCGTGCGGGCCGCCGGCCTGGAAGGCCATCATCCAGCCCTGGCCCGTGGTCAGCATCACCGCGTGGGCGATCTCGAAGCTTCTCTTGTTCAGGCGTTCGAGGATCTCCATGCACACGCCGGCGCGGCCCTGCGCGCCGATGCGCTGCCAAGCCGGCATCGCGGCTTGCGCCGCGGCGATCAGCGCCTCGGCATCGCACACCGGATAGCGCACGCCCAACTCGACGCCGTAGGGCGAGCGCTCGGTGGCCATCCAGCCGGTCTGGCCCGGCTGGCCGAGCTCGAACTCGCGGCCGAAGCAGGCTTCGACGGCTTTGCGGCCATCGTCCTGGGCGGTTTCGCCGTAGATCTTGGGGCTGGGCATCTCGGGGTAGGGCGTCCAATAGCCGCGGGTATGGATGGCCTGGACGGCGGCTTCGAGCGTGCCGTGATGCTTGTCGAACAGCTGCGCGGGCGTGACTGACATGGGTGTCTCCTCTGGTGGCGGGCGGATTTCTGCGAACCCGTGGGGAAGTGTTTCGACTTGAAACGGCCGTGTTGCGCCGCGGAAACCTGTCAAGCAAAAAGTAGTTGTTTTTTGATCTGGATCAAGCTTACTATTGATTGACCGGTCGGTCAAACAACGCGGCGGCTATAAAAGCGAGATGCGACCGGTCAGCCGACTGAAGGTCTAGAAACCTTCCGGGCCGAACAAACCAAGGGATTTCTGCAGAGGCGGCAGCCTGTGCAGAGGTCGCAACAGGAGGAGACGCATGAGCAGCCAGCTGGGCAGTACCGAATGGGGCATGCAGGGCGAGACGATTCGCCTGGAAGTGATCGACGGCGTCGCGACGCTGACGCTGAACCGGCCGGATCGGTTGAATTCCTTCACGACGCAGATGCACGAAGAAGTGCGTGCGGCGCTGGCCAAGGTGAAGGAGGGGCGTGCGACGGGCGTCGTGCGGGTGCTGGTGCTTACTGGCGCGGGGCGCGGTTTCTGTGCGGGACAGGATCTGGCGGACCGCGCGGTCGCGCCGGGCGCTGCGCCGGTCGATCTGGGCGAATCGGTCGAGAAGAACTACAAGCCGCTGGTGCTCGCGCTGCGCAGCCTGGAGTTGCCGGTGATCGCTGCGGTCAATGGTGTCGCAGCCGGTGCCGGCGCGAGCCTCGCGCTCGCCTGCGATCTGGTGTTCGCGGCGCGCTCGGCGAGCTTCATCCAGTCCTTCAGCAAGCTCGGCGTCGTGCCGGACACCGGCGGCAGCTGGATTCTGCCGCGTCTCGTGGGCCCGGCCCGCGCGATGGGCATGGCACTCTTGGGCGAGAAGCTCTCCGCCGAACAGGCCGAGGCCTGGGGGTTGATCTGGAAGTGCGTCGATGACGAGGCGCTGATGCCGACGGTGCAGCAGGTCGCCGCCGGTCTCGCGAAAGGGCCGACCTTCGGTTACGCGAAGACCAAGCAGGCGCTGTGGGCGAGCTCGACGAACGACTTCGAGACCCAGCTCAATCTCGAGCGCGACTTGATGACGGTGTGCGGCCAGTCGAACGACTACCGCGAAGGGGTCGCCGCCTTCATCGAAAAGCGCACGCCTCGGTTCAAGGGGGACTGAGATGGCGGCTCTCGGTAAAGACGTGAAGGTGTTGGTCGTCGGTGCCGGCGCGATGGGCAGCGGCATTGCCCAAGTCGCGGCGCGCGCGGGCCACACCGTGTATCTCTACGACGGTCGCACGGAAGCGATCGCGGCCGGCTGCGCGGCAATCGAGAAGGATCTGAAATTCCTCGTGTCGAAGGGCAAGCTCGACGAGGCCGAGGCGGAGGCGACGCTGGCGCGTGTGGTGCCGGTCGCGATACTGGCGGGCGCGGAAGACGCGGGCCTCGCGATCGAGGCGATCGTCGAGAACCTCGACGTGAAGCGCAAGCTCTTTGCCGAACTCGAAGGCCTGCTCGGCACGGAGGCGATTCTCGCGACCAATACCTCCGCGCTGTCGATCAATGCGATGGCGGCCGGGCTCGCGCGTCCCGGTCGCGTCGTCGGGATGCACTTCTTCAACCCGGCGCCGCGCATGGCGCTGGTCGAAATCGTGTCAGGGCTCAACACCGAGCGCGAGGTCGCCGACAGCCTGTACGCGACCGCGCGCGAGTGGGGCAAGATGCCGGTGCATGCGGCGTCGACGCCCGGCTTCATCGTCAATCGCGTCGCGCGTCCCTATTACGCCGAGGCGTTGCGCGTGCTCGCCGAGCACGAGGCGGAGCCCGCGACGCTGGACGCGATCCTGCGCGAAGGCTGCGGCTTCGCGATGGGCCCGTTCGAACTGATCGATTTGATCGGTCACGATATCAATTTCGCGGTCACGAAGTCGGTCTTCGAAGCCTACTTCTGCGACCGCCGTTACGCGCCGAGCCAGTTCCAGCAGGAACTCGTCGCCGCCGGGCGCCTCGGGCGCAAGACCGGGCGCGGCATCTATGAATACGGCGAGCTCGCCGCGAAGCCGGTGCCGCAGGACGAGCCGCCGCAGGACGGCGAATCGCGCATCACGGTGGTCGGGGACATCGGCGCCGCGGCGCCCTTGCTTGCGCGGCTGGAGGCCGCCGGCATCGAGGTGCGTCGCGAATCCGGCATGCATGGACGCCGCGGCTGGATGCAGATCGGTGCCGCGCGCGTCGCGCTGACCGATGGCCGCACCGCCACCTTCCGTGCGGTCGAGGAGCATTGCCCGAACCTCGTCCTCTTCGACCTCTGCCTGGATTATTCGACGAGCAGCCGCATCGGGCTCACGCGCGCCGACCAGTGCGGGCTCGGTGCGCTGCGAGCGGTCGCCGGCACCTTCCAGAAAGCCGGCTTCAAGGTCAGCGTGATCGACGACGTCGCCGGGCTGATCGCGCTGCGTACCGTCGCGATGCTCGCGAACGAGGCCGCCGACGCCGTGCTGCAGGGCGTGGCGAGCGCGCGCGACGTCGATACCGCGATGCGCTACGGCACGAACTACCCGAAGGGCGGGCCGCTCGCGTGGGCCGACATGCTCGGCGCGGGCTTCGTCGTCGATGTGCTCGCGAACCTGAAGGAGCACTACGGCGAGGAGCGTTACCGCGTGTCGCCGCTGCTACGCCGCAAGGCCTACAACGGCGAGGCGCTGTATGACTGAGGCCGGTTACCGCGACATGACGAACGGACTCGACCCGCAGACCGTCGCCGAGCGCGTGCGCGACGGCATGTCGGAGAACGACCGCGTGCTGCGCGCGAACGGCATCCGCTTCGAGGCGGTCGGCCCCGGCTACGCGAAGCTGACGATGACGGTGCGCGAGGAGATGCTGAACGGCTTCGCGATCTGCCACGGCGGCTTCATCACGGTGCTTGCCGACACGGCTTTCGCCTATGCGTGCAACAGCTACAACGAGCAGACCGTCGCCTCCGGCATCAGCCTCGATTTCATGGCGCCGGGCCGCCCCGGCGACCTGCTGTGTGCTGAGGCGAAGGAGGTGTTCGCCGCGGGACGCACCGGCGTGTACGACATCAGCGTCACGAACCAGAAGGGAGAGCTGATCGCGGTGATGCGCGGCAAGTCCTACCGGCTGAAGGGCCGGGCGGTCGTCGAGCTGTGAAAGGAATATGCGGACAGGAATTGTGAATAGGTTTTGACGCGGATCATCCGGAGTGTGGCGGCAGCGTCGCGATAATTCCGGATCCATAAAACGAAATCCGCGCGAACCGGAAAACTTGGAGGAGATGGCAATGCCCGTAAGAACCCCGCCGCCAGCCGATCTGGAGCCGATCGAAAAGGCCAGCCAGGACGAACTGCGCGCGCTGCAGCTGGAACGACTGAAGTGGAGCGTACGCCACGCGTACGAGAACGTGCCGCACTACCGCCAGAGCTTCGACGCGAAGGGCGTGCATCCGGACGACCTGAAGACGCTCGAAGACCTCGCGAAGTTTCCCTTCACCGCGAAGAGCGACCTGCGCGACAACTACCCCTTCGGGATGTTCGCGGTGCCGCGCGAGAAGGTGGCGCGCGTGCATGCGTCGTCCGGCACGACCGGCAAGCCGACGGTGGTCGGCTACACGCTGAAAGACATCGACACCTGGGCGACGGTGGTCGCGCGCTCGATCCGCGCCGCTGGCGGCCGGCCCGGCGACATGGTGCACGTGTCCTACGGCTACGGCCTCTTCACCGGTGGCCTGGGCGCGCACTACGGCGCCGAGAAGCTCGGTTGTACTGTGGTGCCGATGTCCGGCGGCCAGACCGAGAAGCAGATCCAGGTGATCCAGGACTTCAAGCCGGACATCATCATGGTGACGCCTTCCTACATGCTGACCGTGCTAGACGAGATGGAGCGCATGGGCATCGACCCGCACTCCACGTCGCTCAAGATCGGCATCTTCGGCGCCGAGCCCTGGACCCAGGGCATGCGCGAGGCGGTGGAAGCGCGCGCAGGGATCGATGCGGTAGACATCTATGGCCTTTCCGAAGTGATGGGCCCGGGCGTCGCCAGCGAGTGCGTCGAGACCAAGGACGGGCCGGTGATCTGGGAGGACCACTTCTATCCCGAGATCATCGATCCGCGCACCGGCGAAGTGCTGCCGGACGGCTCCGAAGGCGAGCTGGTGTTCACCTCGCTGACGAAGGAAGCGATGCCGGTGATCCGTTACCGCACGCGCGACCTCACGCGCCTCTTGCCGCCGACCGCGCGCAGCATGCGCCGCATGGCGAAGATCACCGGCCGTTCGGACGACATGCTGATCATCCGCGGCGTGAATCTCTTCCCGACGCAAATCGAGGAGCTGATCTGCCACATGCCCAAGCTCGCGCCGCAGTACCTGCTGGAGGTCGACAAGGACGGGCACATGGACACGTTGACGGTGAAGGTCGAGGTGAACCCGGAAGCCAACGTCGGCCGCCATCCCGAGCAGAAGGAGGCGCTCGCGAAGGAGCTCGCGCACCGGATCAAGACGCATATCGGCGTGTCGTCGAAGGTCATCGTCGGCGAGCCGTTCTCGATCGAGCGCGTCACCGTCGGAAAAGCCAAGCGCGTCATCGACCGCCGGCCCAAATAAGAAAGCGCCATAAGGAGCAATCGCAATGTACACACAAGCTCTGGACATTCCCCAGCAGACCACCGAAGCGAAAGGTCCGCGCGTCGTCGAGAACCCCGACTACCAGGCCGAGTTCGACGCGAAGATCGACGCCGGCGGCTACATCGAGCCGAAGGACTGGATGCCCGAGGCCTACCGCAAGACGCTCGTGCGCCAGATCAGCCAGCACGCGCATTCCGAGATCGTCGGCATGCTGCCCGAAGGCAACTGGATCACGCGTGCGCCGACGCTGAAGCGCAAGGCGATCCTGCTCGCGAAGGTGCAGGACGAGGGCGGCCATGGCCTCTATCTCTACGCCGCGGCCGAGACGCTGGGCGTGTCGCGTGACGAGTTGCTCGAAGCGCTGCACACCGGCAAGGCGAAATACAGCTCGATCTTCAACTACCCGACGCTGACCTGGGCCGACATCGGCGTGATCGGCTGGCTCGTCGACGGCGCCGCGATCATGAACCAGATCCCGCTGTGCAAGTGCAGTTACGGCCCCTACGCCCGCGCGATGGTGCGCATCTGCAAGGAGGAATCCTTCCACCAGCGCCAGGGCTACGACCTGCTGCTGACGATGATGAAGGGCACCGAAGCACAGCGCGAGATGGTGCAGGACGCGGTCAATCGCTGGTGGTGGCCGTCGATCATGATGTTCGGCCCGCACGACAAGGATTCCGTGCATTCGGGGCAGAGCTCGCGCTGGGGCATCAAGCGCATCTCGAACGACGACCTGCGCCAGAAGTTCGTCGACGCGACCGTCGAGCAGGCGAAGGTGCTCGGCGTGACGCTGCCCGACCCGGACCTGAAGTGGAACGAGTCGCGCGGCCATTTTGATTACGGCGCGATCGACTGGGACGAGTTCTGGAACGTCGTCAATGGTCACGGCCAGGGCAACGTCGACCGCCTCGCCGCGCGTGTGGAAGCGTGGGAAGACGGCGCCTGGGTGCGCGAGGCCGCGCTCGAGCACGAGCGCAAGCGTGCCGCACGCGAGCATCAGGCCGCCTGAACGGAATATCCCGAACACACCGATAGAAAGGGCGGCTCCGGCCAGCCCTCAAGAGAGGAGAAGAGACATGGAACGCAAGGAATGGCCGCTGTGGGAAGTCTTCGTACGCAGCAAGAACGGCCTTGATCACAAGCACTGCGGCAGCGTGCACGCGCCCGACGCGAAGCTCGCGCTGCAGGTCGCGCGCGACGTCTACACCCGTCGCCAGGAAGGCGTGAGCATCTGGGTCGTGCAGGCCGACCACATCGTCGCCTCCGACCCGGACGCGAAGCCCGAGCTGTTCGATCCGGCCGAGGACAAGATCTACCGTCACCCGACCTTCTACCAGCTGCCCGACGAAGTGAACCACATGTGAGAGGGCCGCAAAGATGACTCAGACCCCCAACACTGCTCACATCGAGTACGTCACCCGCATCGGCGACAACGCGCTGATCCTCGGCCAGCGCATGTCCGAATGGTGCGGCCACGCGCCGGTCCTGGAAGAGGACATGGCGCTCGCGAACATGTCGCTCGACCTGATCGGCCAGGCCCGCATGCTGCTCACGCACGCCGGGAAGCTCGAAGACCAGGGGCGCGACGAAGACCAGCTCGCCTTCCTGCGCACCGAGATGCACTACCGCAACCTGACGCTGTGCGAGCTGCCGAACGCGGACTTCGGCCGCACGATGGTGCGCAACTTCCTCTTCGCGAGCTTCCAGGTGCTGCTGTGGGAACGCCTGCTGGCGTCCTCCGACAGCGAACTCGCCGCGATCGCCGCGAAGAGCCTCAAGGAAGCGCGCTACCACGCCCAGCACGCCGGCGATTGGGTCGTGCGCCTGGGCGACGGCACGGCCGAATCGCACGAGCGCACGCAGGCCGCGCTCGACTACCTGTGGCCCTACACCGCCGAGTTCTTCGCCGCGAATCCGACCGACGAGGCGATTGCAGCCGCCGGCATCGGCCCCGCGTGGAGTGAGCTCGAGGCGGCGTGGGAAGCGGCGGTCGTGCCGGTCCTCAACGAGGCGACGCTGACCGTGCCGGCGCGCACGCCGTTCAAGTCCTACGGCAAGTTCGGCCGCCACAGCGAGCATCTGGGGCACCTGCTGTCCGAGATGCAGTACCTGCAGCGCACCTATCCGGGCGCCCAGTGGTAATGCGGCGATGATCACCGAAACCCAGGCCTGGGAGGTCCTCCACGCCGTGCCCGATCCCGAGATCCCGGTGATCTCGGTGACCGAGCTCGGCATCGTGCGCGAAGTCCTTGCGCGCGAGGGCGGCCTGCACGTCGTCGTCACGCCGACGTATTCCGGCTGCCCTGCGACTGAGGTCATCTCGCAGAGCATCCACGACGCGCTGGTCGCCGCCGGTGCGGGCGAGGTTTCCGTCGAGACGCGCCTCGCGCCCGCCTGGACCACCGACTGGATCACCGAGCCGGCGAAGGAAAAGCTCCGCGCCTACGGCATCGCGCCTCCGGGCGGCGATGCTCCTGTGGGCGGTGCTCAGCCGATCCGCTTCGTGCCCCGAAAACTCGCCTGCCCGCGCTGCGGTTCGACCGACACGGTGCGCCTGTCGCAATTCGGTTCGACCGCCTGCAAGGCGCTGTACCGCTGCCAGAGCTGTCTCGAGCCGTTCGAGTACTTCAAGCCCATTTAAGAACCGAATCGCCGACAGAAGCGATCGAGGAGACAAAGACATGACGACGACGCACAGAACGCCGAAGTTCCACCCCCTGAAAGTCGCCGAGGTGCGGCGGGAGACGCCCGAGGCGGTGAGCCTGCGCTTCGAGATCCCGGCCGCGCTCGCCGAGGACTACCGCTTCGAGCAGGGCCAGCATCTGAACCTGAAGGTGTCGGTCAATGGCGAGGAGCTGCGCCGGTCGTACTCGATCTGCTCCGGCGTCGATGACGACGAGCTGTGCGTCGCGATCAAGAAGATCAACGGCGGCGTGTTCTCGACCTGGGCCAACGACGGCGGCATCAAGGCCGGCGACGTACTGGAGATCATGACGCCGGAAGGGCGCTTCCATACGCCGCTCGACCCCGCGCAGGCGAAGCACTACGTGGCGTTTGCCGCCGGCAGCGGCATCACGCCGATCCTGTCGCTGATCAAGACCACGCTGCGCGCCGAGCCGAAGAGCCGCTTCACGCTCGTCTACAGCAACCGGCGCCAGGCGAGCGTGATGTTCGCCGAGACGCTCGAAGACCTGAAGA
It encodes:
- the paaK gene encoding phenylacetate--CoA ligase PaaK, whose product is MPVRTPPPADLEPIEKASQDELRALQLERLKWSVRHAYENVPHYRQSFDAKGVHPDDLKTLEDLAKFPFTAKSDLRDNYPFGMFAVPREKVARVHASSGTTGKPTVVGYTLKDIDTWATVVARSIRAAGGRPGDMVHVSYGYGLFTGGLGAHYGAEKLGCTVVPMSGGQTEKQIQVIQDFKPDIIMVTPSYMLTVLDEMERMGIDPHSTSLKIGIFGAEPWTQGMREAVEARAGIDAVDIYGLSEVMGPGVASECVETKDGPVIWEDHFYPEIIDPRTGEVLPDGSEGELVFTSLTKEAMPVIRYRTRDLTRLLPPTARSMRRMAKITGRSDDMLIIRGVNLFPTQIEELICHMPKLAPQYLLEVDKDGHMDTLTVKVEVNPEANVGRHPEQKEALAKELAHRIKTHIGVSSKVIVGEPFSIERVTVGKAKRVIDRRPK
- the paaD gene encoding 1,2-phenylacetyl-CoA epoxidase subunit PaaD is translated as MITETQAWEVLHAVPDPEIPVISVTELGIVREVLAREGGLHVVVTPTYSGCPATEVISQSIHDALVAAGAGEVSVETRLAPAWTTDWITEPAKEKLRAYGIAPPGGDAPVGGAQPIRFVPRKLACPRCGSTDTVRLSQFGSTACKALYRCQSCLEPFEYFKPI
- the paaA gene encoding 1,2-phenylacetyl-CoA epoxidase subunit PaaA; its protein translation is MYTQALDIPQQTTEAKGPRVVENPDYQAEFDAKIDAGGYIEPKDWMPEAYRKTLVRQISQHAHSEIVGMLPEGNWITRAPTLKRKAILLAKVQDEGGHGLYLYAAAETLGVSRDELLEALHTGKAKYSSIFNYPTLTWADIGVIGWLVDGAAIMNQIPLCKCSYGPYARAMVRICKEESFHQRQGYDLLLTMMKGTEAQREMVQDAVNRWWWPSIMMFGPHDKDSVHSGQSSRWGIKRISNDDLRQKFVDATVEQAKVLGVTLPDPDLKWNESRGHFDYGAIDWDEFWNVVNGHGQGNVDRLAARVEAWEDGAWVREAALEHERKRAAREHQAA
- the paaB gene encoding 1,2-phenylacetyl-CoA epoxidase subunit PaaB → MERKEWPLWEVFVRSKNGLDHKHCGSVHAPDAKLALQVARDVYTRRQEGVSIWVVQADHIVASDPDAKPELFDPAEDKIYRHPTFYQLPDEVNHM
- the paaI gene encoding hydroxyphenylacetyl-CoA thioesterase PaaI, with product MTEAGYRDMTNGLDPQTVAERVRDGMSENDRVLRANGIRFEAVGPGYAKLTMTVREEMLNGFAICHGGFITVLADTAFAYACNSYNEQTVASGISLDFMAPGRPGDLLCAEAKEVFAAGRTGVYDISVTNQKGELIAVMRGKSYRLKGRAVVEL
- the paaH gene encoding 3-hydroxyacyl-CoA dehydrogenase PaaH, translating into MAALGKDVKVLVVGAGAMGSGIAQVAARAGHTVYLYDGRTEAIAAGCAAIEKDLKFLVSKGKLDEAEAEATLARVVPVAILAGAEDAGLAIEAIVENLDVKRKLFAELEGLLGTEAILATNTSALSINAMAAGLARPGRVVGMHFFNPAPRMALVEIVSGLNTEREVADSLYATAREWGKMPVHAASTPGFIVNRVARPYYAEALRVLAEHEAEPATLDAILREGCGFAMGPFELIDLIGHDINFAVTKSVFEAYFCDRRYAPSQFQQELVAAGRLGRKTGRGIYEYGELAAKPVPQDEPPQDGESRITVVGDIGAAAPLLARLEAAGIEVRRESGMHGRRGWMQIGAARVALTDGRTATFRAVEEHCPNLVLFDLCLDYSTSSRIGLTRADQCGLGALRAVAGTFQKAGFKVSVIDDVAGLIALRTVAMLANEAADAVLQGVASARDVDTAMRYGTNYPKGGPLAWADMLGAGFVVDVLANLKEHYGEERYRVSPLLRRKAYNGEALYD
- the paaN gene encoding phenylacetic acid degradation protein PaaN, giving the protein MSVTPAQLFDKHHGTLEAAVQAIHTRGYWTPYPEMPSPKIYGETAQDDGRKAVEACFGREFELGQPGQTGWMATERSPYGVELGVRYPVCDAEALIAAAQAAMPAWQRIGAQGRAGVCMEILERLNKRSFEIAHAVMLTTGQGWMMAFQAGGPHAQDRGLEALAYAWDAMKAVPAETVWEKPQGKNPPLKMQKHFEIVGRGVALVIGCGTFPTWNTYPGLFAALATGNPVIVKPHGNAILPAAITVRIAREVLAEAGLDPNLVTLAAFDKRDATQKLATHPAVKSIDFTGGNTFGQWLIDNARQAQVYAELAGVNNVVIESTDNYKAMLRNLAFTLCLYSGQMCTTTQAILVPAGGIDTDQGHKSYDEVCADLAAAIDKFLADPAVATAVLGAIQSPDTLTRIAEAVEYGRVVRPSTKIEHAEFPRAEVRSPLLLACDAADEKSYMEERFGPISFVVRVADGAAAIALSERIVREHGALTVGVYSTKPDVIDAMTEATWRAGVALSINLTGGVFVNQSAGFSDYHGVGMNPAANASYSDSAFVANRFRVVQRRYHID
- the paaG gene encoding 2-(1,2-epoxy-1,2-dihydrophenyl)acetyl-CoA isomerase PaaG, whose amino-acid sequence is MSSQLGSTEWGMQGETIRLEVIDGVATLTLNRPDRLNSFTTQMHEEVRAALAKVKEGRATGVVRVLVLTGAGRGFCAGQDLADRAVAPGAAPVDLGESVEKNYKPLVLALRSLELPVIAAVNGVAAGAGASLALACDLVFAARSASFIQSFSKLGVVPDTGGSWILPRLVGPARAMGMALLGEKLSAEQAEAWGLIWKCVDDEALMPTVQQVAAGLAKGPTFGYAKTKQALWASSTNDFETQLNLERDLMTVCGQSNDYREGVAAFIEKRTPRFKGD